In Chitinophaga oryzae, the sequence CGACAAATCGCATTCCTGCTTTTTGTAATATCTTAACGGAGGCGTTATATTCTTCTTCCGTGTGGGCGATTACTTTTTTAACGTACGAGTGCCCGAAGGCGAAGCGAACGAGCGCCTGCGCCATTTCAGAGCCGAGGCCCTGCTCGCGGTAATCTGCAGTAATTTCATAGCCCATTTCAACGAGGCCCTGGTGATTGGGTTTGCCTTTGAATCCGCCGGCGCCGATCAGGCGTTTGTCTTCCCGGTGAATAACAAGGTAAAAGAACCATCCCAGCA encodes:
- a CDS encoding GNAT family N-acetyltransferase: MIQTPRLQLLPCTLQHFESLLQGNDTLADLLGISVPEGWTEYPEMVLVAYDKLRNDPSMLGWFFYLVIHREDKRLIGAGGFKGKPNHQGLVEMGYEITADYREQGLGSEMAQALVRFAFGHSYVKKVIAHTEEEYNASVKILQKAGMRFVGTVKNKENEDLWEWEVTREQYQEQQNTVQKL